One segment of Passer domesticus isolate bPasDom1 chromosome 28, bPasDom1.hap1, whole genome shotgun sequence DNA contains the following:
- the EGR3 gene encoding early growth response protein 3 isoform X2, protein MDIGLANEKAGQELSSYSGTFQPAPGNKTVTYLGKFAFDSPSNWCQDNIISLMSAGILGVPPSSGALTSTQSSAGSMGPPQGEVDQMYPALPPYSSCSDLYPEPVSFHDPQSNPGLTYSPQDYQAAKPALDSNLFPMIPDYNLYHHPNDMGTITEHKPFQSLDPIRVNPPPITPLETIKAFKDKQIHPGFGGLPQPPLTLKPIRPRKYPNRPSKTPLHERPHACPAEGCDRRFSRSDELTRHLRIHTGHKPFQCRICMRSFSRSDHLTTHIRTHTGEKPFACEFCGRKFARSDERKRHAKIHLKQKEKKAEKGSGVQPPAAPPAATATTSPPVALAPAVTTCA, encoded by the coding sequence ATGGACATTGGCTTAGCGAACGAAAAGGCCGGTCAGGAATTGTCCTCCTACTCGGGCACTTTTCAACCTGCCCCGGGCAACAAGACTGTCACCTACCTGGGGAAATTCGCTTTTGACTCGCCCTCCAACTGGTGCCAGGACAACATCATCAGCCTGATGAGCGCCGGCATCCTGGGGGTGCCGCCGTCCTCGGGCGCGCTCACCAGCACGCAGAGCTCGGCGGGCAGCATGGGGCCGCCGCAGGGCGAGGTGGACCAGATGTACCCCGCGCTGCCGCCCTACTCCTCCTGCAGTGACCTCTACCCAGAGCCTGTCTCCTTCCACGACCCCCAGAGCAACCCTGGCCTCACCTACTCCCCCCAGGATTACCAGGCGGCCAAGCCCGCCTTGGACAGCAACCTCTTCCCCATGATCCCAGACTATAACCTCTACCACCACCCCAACGACATGGGCACCATCACGGAGCACAAACCCTTCCAGAGCTTGGACCCCATCCGCGTCAACCCGCCCCCCATAACCCCGCTGGAGACCATCAAGGCCTTCAAGGACAAGCAGATCCACCCGGGTTTCGGGGGGCTGCCGCAGCCGCCCCTCACGCTCAAGCCCATCCGACCCCGCAAGTATCCCAACCGGCCCAGCAAGACGCCGCTGCACGAGCGGCCCCACGCCTGCCCGGCCGAGGGCTGCGACCGCCGCTTCTCCCGCTCCGACGAGCTCACCCGTCACCTCCGCATCCACACGGGCCACAAGCCCTTCCAGTGCCGCATCTGCATGCGGAGCTTCAGCCGCAGCGACCACCTCACCACCCACATCCGCACCCACACCGGCGAGAAGCCCTTCGCCTGCGAGTTCTGCGGCCGCAAGTTCGCCCGCTCCGACGAGCGCAAGCGGCACGCCAAGATCCACCTCAagcagaaggagaagaaggcCGAGAAGGGCTCGGGTGTGCAGCcccccgccgcgccccccgccgccaccgccaccaCCTCGCCCCCCGTCGCCCTCGCCCCCGCCGTCACCACGTGCGCTTGA
- the EGR3 gene encoding early growth response protein 3 isoform X1, producing MTGKLLEKLPGTMNTLMNQLPDNLYPEEIPNSLNIFSSTSDSVAHYNQMAADNVMDIGLANEKAGQELSSYSGTFQPAPGNKTVTYLGKFAFDSPSNWCQDNIISLMSAGILGVPPSSGALTSTQSSAGSMGPPQGEVDQMYPALPPYSSCSDLYPEPVSFHDPQSNPGLTYSPQDYQAAKPALDSNLFPMIPDYNLYHHPNDMGTITEHKPFQSLDPIRVNPPPITPLETIKAFKDKQIHPGFGGLPQPPLTLKPIRPRKYPNRPSKTPLHERPHACPAEGCDRRFSRSDELTRHLRIHTGHKPFQCRICMRSFSRSDHLTTHIRTHTGEKPFACEFCGRKFARSDERKRHAKIHLKQKEKKAEKGSGVQPPAAPPAATATTSPPVALAPAVTTCA from the exons ATGACAGGCAAACTACTGGAGAAGCTGCCGGGGACCATGAACACTTTGATGAACCAATTGCCTGACAATCTGTACCCAGAGGAGATCCCCAACTCTTTGAATATCTTCTCCAGCACCAGCGACTCGGTGGCTCACTACAACCAGATGGCTGCAG ATAATGTTATGGACATTGGCTTAGCGAACGAAAAGGCCGGTCAGGAATTGTCCTCCTACTCGGGCACTTTTCAACCTGCCCCGGGCAACAAGACTGTCACCTACCTGGGGAAATTCGCTTTTGACTCGCCCTCCAACTGGTGCCAGGACAACATCATCAGCCTGATGAGCGCCGGCATCCTGGGGGTGCCGCCGTCCTCGGGCGCGCTCACCAGCACGCAGAGCTCGGCGGGCAGCATGGGGCCGCCGCAGGGCGAGGTGGACCAGATGTACCCCGCGCTGCCGCCCTACTCCTCCTGCAGTGACCTCTACCCAGAGCCTGTCTCCTTCCACGACCCCCAGAGCAACCCTGGCCTCACCTACTCCCCCCAGGATTACCAGGCGGCCAAGCCCGCCTTGGACAGCAACCTCTTCCCCATGATCCCAGACTATAACCTCTACCACCACCCCAACGACATGGGCACCATCACGGAGCACAAACCCTTCCAGAGCTTGGACCCCATCCGCGTCAACCCGCCCCCCATAACCCCGCTGGAGACCATCAAGGCCTTCAAGGACAAGCAGATCCACCCGGGTTTCGGGGGGCTGCCGCAGCCGCCCCTCACGCTCAAGCCCATCCGACCCCGCAAGTATCCCAACCGGCCCAGCAAGACGCCGCTGCACGAGCGGCCCCACGCCTGCCCGGCCGAGGGCTGCGACCGCCGCTTCTCCCGCTCCGACGAGCTCACCCGTCACCTCCGCATCCACACGGGCCACAAGCCCTTCCAGTGCCGCATCTGCATGCGGAGCTTCAGCCGCAGCGACCACCTCACCACCCACATCCGCACCCACACCGGCGAGAAGCCCTTCGCCTGCGAGTTCTGCGGCCGCAAGTTCGCCCGCTCCGACGAGCGCAAGCGGCACGCCAAGATCCACCTCAagcagaaggagaagaaggcCGAGAAGGGCTCGGGTGTGCAGCcccccgccgcgccccccgccgccaccgccaccaCCTCGCCCCCCGTCGCCCTCGCCCCCGCCGTCACCACGTGCGCTTGA